In the genome of Spirochaetia bacterium, one region contains:
- a CDS encoding LPP20 family lipoprotein, whose translation MKKILLLTLVGVLAVTLMSCASTSSSKAKEEVPPVATTGTEGMDMPDWFLATPRPDEEYFYAAGMGKMANFQNSLTRAEMNAKDNFAQQVSTDVTHILDNFLNDAGEGDNRQAIDSMNEVSRQISKVTLRGVQRTKVYKATDGTVYVLCSIPRENMAEIIEKAKSVVNTFTVNDAAQKANDAAAAKFAEYEKAGIL comes from the coding sequence ATGAAAAAAATACTTTTGCTGACGTTGGTAGGAGTGCTTGCCGTTACGTTGATGAGCTGCGCATCGACATCTTCGTCAAAGGCTAAGGAAGAAGTACCGCCGGTAGCCACTACTGGTACAGAAGGGATGGATATGCCAGATTGGTTCCTTGCTACTCCGAGGCCCGATGAAGAATATTTCTATGCTGCAGGCATGGGAAAGATGGCGAATTTCCAGAATTCCCTGACCCGTGCTGAAATGAATGCAAAAGATAATTTTGCACAGCAGGTCTCCACTGATGTTACCCACATCTTGGATAATTTCCTCAATGATGCAGGAGAGGGTGACAACCGTCAGGCAATTGATTCTATGAATGAAGTATCAAGACAGATTTCAAAGGTGACGTTGAGGGGTGTCCAGCGGACCAAAGTCTATAAAGCTACGGACGGTACTGTCTATGTACTCTGTTCAATTCCACGTGAAAATATGGCTGAGATCATCGAAAAGGCAAAGAGTGTCGTGAATACCTTTACGGTCAATGATGCTGCCCAGAAGGCAAATGATGCCGCTGCAGCAAAATTTGCCGAATATGAAAAAGCTGGTATCCTATAA
- a CDS encoding nicotinate-nicotinamide nucleotide adenylyltransferase — MRAAMFGGSFDPIHRGHLYLLHTVCLETDYRRIFLVPAYVNNFKQGHCPGASGKDRLALLELAVKDYKDLYPQDDLELIVSPAELERGGISYTYDTVTELMESNVVEGKFGLLIGDDLLAGVPDWYQAGRLRNLVEYVVCRRSEIPAAVPDGFSVHYLHNVPFQDSSTEIRRALHEGEDTARYLSKRVKEYVERYKLYRD, encoded by the coding sequence ATGCGTGCTGCAATGTTCGGCGGAAGCTTTGATCCTATCCACAGAGGACATCTCTATCTGTTGCATACGGTCTGCCTTGAGACGGATTATCGAAGGATTTTTCTTGTTCCTGCCTATGTGAATAATTTCAAACAGGGACATTGCCCGGGTGCAAGCGGAAAAGATCGGTTGGCCTTGCTGGAACTTGCAGTCAAGGATTATAAGGATTTGTATCCCCAGGATGACCTTGAATTGATCGTGAGTCCTGCAGAATTGGAACGGGGTGGTATTTCCTATACGTATGATACAGTGACCGAGCTTATGGAATCGAATGTTGTCGAAGGAAAATTCGGCCTGTTGATCGGCGATGATTTGCTTGCAGGTGTGCCTGATTGGTATCAGGCAGGAAGACTCAGGAATCTGGTTGAATATGTCGTCTGCCGTAGGAGCGAGATTCCTGCAGCGGTTCCTGATGGTTTTTCCGTCCATTATCTTCATAATGTCCCTTTCCAGGATTCTTCGACGGAAATTCGCAGGGCCTTGCATGAGGGAGAGGATACGGCACGATATCTGAGTAAAAGGGTCAAGGAATATGTGGAGCGATATAAGTTGTACCGAGATTGA
- the yqeK gene encoding bis(5'-nucleosyl)-tetraphosphatase (symmetrical) YqeK — MKEVSPKRFQHCLSTAETCLRLNGIFETGFDDRLCRATGLLHDLARDWNKEKLKDYVIAHSIQVEKEEWDNYKLLHAPVGGYLSRQMGFPEESQIAIRFHTLGSISMGPLGAILFAADYLEPHRTFLTDEQRQGYFRQDSLEAVCLMILDAQLEHFKTKGMKEAAITTVLHCYLREGGKL, encoded by the coding sequence ATGAAAGAGGTTTCTCCCAAACGTTTCCAGCATTGTCTGTCGACAGCAGAGACATGTCTTCGGCTGAATGGGATTTTTGAAACAGGTTTTGATGACCGGCTTTGTCGGGCAACAGGTCTGTTGCATGACTTGGCAAGGGACTGGAATAAAGAAAAGCTCAAGGATTATGTTATTGCACACAGCATACAAGTGGAAAAGGAAGAATGGGACAACTATAAACTGCTGCATGCTCCTGTGGGTGGGTATCTGAGCCGACAGATGGGTTTTCCTGAAGAATCGCAGATAGCTATCAGATTCCATACGCTTGGCAGTATCAGTATGGGACCGTTGGGAGCAATACTCTTTGCTGCAGATTATCTGGAACCACACAGGACTTTCCTTACGGATGAACAGCGACAGGGGTATTTCCGTCAAGATTCCCTTGAAGCTGTCTGCCTGATGATCTTGGATGCCCAACTTGAACATTTCAAGACAAAAGGAATGAAGGAAGCTGCCATTACCACTGTGCTGCATTGTTATCTCCGTGAGGGCGGAAAATTGTGA
- the rsfS gene encoding ribosome silencing factor: MTEELKAKVDRIATFLEEQKCKDVHVIDVTGRCSWADCLVIATVNSVGHLKGVAHELWGLLRELELEVNDRHKTPSGDGWTLIDCGDIVIHLMSAELRDFYTLEKLWKDPEEDV; encoded by the coding sequence ATGACTGAGGAATTAAAAGCGAAAGTTGACAGGATAGCTACATTTTTGGAAGAACAGAAATGTAAGGATGTACATGTCATTGATGTGACTGGCCGTTGTTCATGGGCGGATTGCCTTGTGATTGCGACCGTAAACAGTGTCGGACATCTCAAAGGTGTTGCCCATGAGCTGTGGGGATTGCTTCGTGAGCTTGAACTTGAAGTCAATGACCGGCATAAGACACCGAGTGGGGACGGCTGGACACTCATTGACTGCGGAGACATTGTCATCCATCTGATGAGTGCTGAGCTGAGAGATTTCTATACGCTTGAAAAACTTTGGAAAGATCCCGAAGAAGACGTATAG